From the genome of Arthrobacter alpinus, one region includes:
- a CDS encoding alpha/beta hydrolase fold domain-containing protein — protein sequence MDWVSVHIGEFSGDSKRIVLGGDSAGGQISALMAAATFRLELAQHYAPKSALRPGQLRALVQHCSTVDFSVFFDKGFVMSLNFIRMLLPREHAAAHRQGRSAPDTARPGTTRCVRQPTTCRRSNGWIHAARRSSSPPPNGTSFTTPT from the coding sequence ATGGACTGGGTGTCGGTGCACATCGGCGAATTTAGCGGGGACAGCAAGAGGATCGTGCTGGGCGGCGATTCCGCCGGAGGCCAGATATCTGCGCTCATGGCTGCCGCCACCTTCCGCCTGGAGCTGGCCCAGCACTATGCCCCGAAGTCCGCCCTGCGGCCGGGCCAGCTGCGCGCCCTGGTGCAGCATTGCAGCACCGTTGATTTCTCGGTGTTCTTTGACAAGGGCTTTGTCATGAGCCTGAACTTCATTCGGATGCTGCTGCCCCGTGAACACGCCGCCGCCCACCGGCAAGGGAGGTCCGCTCCCGACACGGCCCGGCCCGGCACCACACGCTGCGTGAGGCAGCCCACTACATGTCGCCGATCGAATGGCTGGATTCACGCTGCCCGCCGGTCTTCATCACCACCTCCGAACGGGACTTCTTTTACAACTCCAACATGA
- a CDS encoding ABC transporter substrate-binding protein, with protein sequence MKNSSLKWLTAVPVAVALAFSLAACGGAADTGSSATPTDALAGSDQVSLDKYTTADVTPLDKIDTSKLGLITPGTITVGTLSDAPPNIFIDKDGKFTGYDNELLRAMADKLNLKVEFKSTDFSALLSQVANKQFDVGSSSISTTDLRRKSVGFTNGYDFGYMAVVAKTNSAVKGFADLSAKTRIAVVQGTVQDDYVTNTLKLEPVRFSDYNTAYANLKNGQVDGWVAPSQQATGQVKDGDGTAIVESVVNTQNFTAYAVTPTNQPLTDALNSALDTVITDGTWSKLTKEWYPTRPMPADWTPGSKAAKIS encoded by the coding sequence ATGAAGAACTCATCCCTGAAGTGGCTCACCGCTGTGCCGGTCGCCGTCGCCCTGGCATTTTCCCTGGCGGCCTGCGGCGGCGCAGCCGACACCGGTTCCTCGGCCACACCCACCGACGCCCTCGCAGGCAGCGACCAGGTGTCGCTGGATAAGTACACCACCGCCGATGTCACGCCCCTGGACAAGATCGACACGTCCAAGCTGGGCCTGATCACCCCCGGGACCATCACCGTCGGTACGCTCTCCGATGCCCCGCCGAACATCTTCATCGACAAGGATGGCAAGTTCACCGGCTACGACAATGAGCTGCTGCGCGCCATGGCAGACAAACTCAATCTCAAGGTTGAGTTCAAGTCCACAGACTTCTCCGCACTCCTCTCGCAGGTGGCCAACAAGCAGTTCGACGTCGGATCCTCCTCGATCTCAACCACTGACTTGCGTCGCAAGAGCGTTGGCTTCACCAACGGTTACGACTTCGGTTATATGGCCGTGGTGGCCAAGACCAATTCAGCCGTCAAGGGCTTTGCGGACCTGAGCGCCAAGACCCGCATCGCCGTCGTCCAGGGCACCGTCCAGGACGACTATGTCACCAACACGCTCAAGCTGGAACCGGTCCGTTTCTCCGACTACAACACCGCCTACGCAAACTTGAAGAATGGCCAGGTTGACGGCTGGGTCGCCCCGTCCCAGCAGGCTACCGGCCAGGTCAAGGACGGCGACGGCACTGCCATTGTTGAGTCCGTCGTCAACACACAGAACTTCACTGCCTACGCAGTGACCCCCACGAACCAGCCGCTCACCGACGCCCTGAACTCGGCGCTGGATACAGTGATCACCGACGGCACCTGGTCCAAGCTGACCAAGGAGTGGTACCCCACCCGCCCCATGCCCGCTGACTGGACCCCCGGTTCCAAGGCAGCCAAGATCTCCTAA
- the hemC gene encoding hydroxymethylbilane synthase, giving the protein MAEKTVKIGTRGSRLALSQTGQITERLRAVGGFDAPIVPIKTDGDILTGPLSQMGGTGVFAAELRAAVLDGRVDVAVHSLKDLPTVAVPGLTLAAVPVRADARDALCSRDGLTLTELPQGASVGTGSPRRAAQLLAARPDLRIVDIRGNVDTRLARVPGLPGNAASDPVPGKVGDLDAVVLAAAGLTRIERLDTVTEFLEADVMLPAPGQGALALECRTADVELGGVLGQALAAVDHHDTRLAVTAERGLLARLEAGCSAPVGAFAYRKGSMLFLEAVVNSLDGTRTMRVKKATDGLTTVGATLLGIELAEELLDGGAGDLADLAGSAK; this is encoded by the coding sequence ATGGCTGAAAAAACTGTGAAAATTGGAACCCGTGGAAGCAGGCTAGCCCTGAGTCAGACCGGGCAAATCACTGAAAGGCTCAGGGCGGTCGGAGGTTTTGACGCTCCAATCGTCCCCATCAAGACCGACGGGGATATCCTTACCGGACCCCTGTCGCAAATGGGCGGCACCGGCGTTTTTGCCGCAGAACTGCGTGCAGCGGTTCTTGATGGCCGCGTGGATGTGGCAGTGCACTCGCTCAAAGATCTGCCCACCGTGGCAGTTCCGGGCCTGACGCTAGCTGCTGTCCCGGTGCGCGCAGACGCCCGCGATGCGTTGTGCTCACGGGACGGACTGACCCTGACGGAGTTGCCGCAGGGCGCCTCCGTGGGAACCGGGTCACCGCGGCGGGCTGCGCAGCTGCTTGCTGCCCGTCCGGACCTGAGAATAGTGGACATTCGCGGCAACGTCGACACCCGGTTGGCCCGGGTGCCCGGCCTTCCCGGTAATGCCGCGAGCGATCCGGTGCCGGGCAAGGTGGGGGATCTGGACGCCGTCGTGCTGGCTGCGGCGGGTCTGACACGTATTGAAAGGCTGGACACCGTCACCGAGTTCCTGGAAGCCGACGTCATGCTTCCGGCACCCGGGCAGGGCGCGCTCGCCTTGGAATGCCGCACGGCCGACGTCGAACTGGGCGGAGTTTTGGGCCAAGCGCTGGCCGCCGTCGACCACCACGACACACGCCTGGCCGTCACGGCCGAACGCGGGCTGCTGGCCCGTTTGGAAGCCGGCTGCAGCGCACCCGTTGGCGCCTTCGCTTACCGCAAGGGCTCCATGCTGTTCCTGGAAGCCGTGGTCAACTCCCTCGACGGCACCCGCACCATGCGGGTGAAGAAGGCCACCGACGGCCTGACCACTGTGGGGGCAACCCTGCTCGGCATTGAACTCGCCGAGGAGCTGCTCGACGGCGGCGCAGGGGACCTGGCAGATCTGGCCGGCTCGGCGAAGTGA
- a CDS encoding uroporphyrinogen-III synthase, which produces MSVSSDGGPGVLPESQGREISAGSITGLRVAITRSADRAGALADALAAAGAEPVLVPLIDFEVADQQLLGAAMARLTAGKYRWLVISSITTVRALKQWCETAGTTLADLIPETTRVATIGPTSVAVLAAEGVAATLAPTDLQSAAGLLTLWPETADGGRALLPQSDLAEATLGDGIRARGWAVDGVTAYRTVDFPAVPDRRLTAVLAHSTRDLARRGGYTQLTPDQAAREISAGLIHAVVLASGSAARRVAATMAPLPQTCWVIAIGPPTRAAAQRLGMNVAATAVHPTPGGIVEALYAAHNNFHTK; this is translated from the coding sequence GTGAGCGTTTCGTCCGACGGCGGGCCGGGTGTTCTTCCGGAGAGCCAGGGCCGGGAGATTTCGGCGGGCTCAATCACCGGCTTGCGGGTTGCCATTACACGCAGCGCCGACCGGGCTGGGGCACTCGCCGACGCCTTGGCCGCCGCCGGCGCGGAACCGGTCCTGGTGCCGCTGATCGACTTTGAGGTGGCAGATCAGCAGTTGCTGGGCGCGGCCATGGCCCGCCTAACCGCCGGGAAGTATCGCTGGCTCGTCATCAGTTCCATTACGACCGTGCGTGCGTTGAAGCAATGGTGTGAGACTGCAGGCACCACGCTGGCCGACCTCATCCCGGAGACCACCCGGGTGGCCACGATCGGGCCCACCTCCGTGGCCGTCCTGGCCGCGGAGGGTGTCGCAGCTACCTTGGCACCCACGGATCTGCAGTCCGCTGCCGGCCTGCTCACGCTGTGGCCGGAGACTGCCGACGGCGGGCGGGCCCTGCTGCCGCAGTCGGACTTGGCCGAAGCCACCCTCGGGGACGGGATCCGAGCCCGGGGTTGGGCCGTAGATGGTGTTACGGCCTACCGCACGGTCGACTTTCCGGCGGTTCCGGACCGGCGGCTCACGGCCGTCTTGGCCCACTCCACCCGGGATCTGGCTCGCCGGGGCGGCTACACGCAGCTGACCCCGGACCAGGCGGCACGAGAGATCAGCGCCGGACTGATCCACGCCGTCGTGCTGGCCTCCGGAAGTGCCGCGCGAAGGGTCGCCGCCACTATGGCGCCGCTGCCGCAGACGTGTTGGGTCATAGCGATCGGGCCGCCAACCCGGGCCGCGGCACAGCGCCTGGGCATGAACGTCGCCGCCACGGCCGTGCACCCCACGCCCGGCGGGATCGTGGAAGCCCTGTACGCCGCGCACAACAATTTTCACACCAAGTAA
- a CDS encoding amino acid ABC transporter permease, with protein MGDVIPQMLTVGLPNTLLLAAVSAVLGSLLGLVLAVMGISRNPVPRWIARIYTDIFRGLPAILVIVVIGIGLGPIIRQTTGITSPFPLAIFALTLMAAAYIGEIFRSGIQSVDKGQLEASRALGFSYGSAMILVVIPQGIRRVLPALVNQLISLIKDSSLVYLLGVTASQREIYRVANDYAANSGNMSPLIAAGLLYLCLTIPLTHLVNFMDKRMREGKKAKPEPDDIAALVGKGA; from the coding sequence ATGGGGGACGTTATCCCCCAGATGCTGACCGTCGGATTGCCCAATACCCTGCTCCTGGCAGCGGTATCGGCAGTGCTTGGCTCCCTCCTAGGCCTGGTGCTGGCCGTCATGGGCATCTCCCGAAACCCGGTTCCCCGGTGGATCGCGCGCATCTACACAGACATTTTCCGCGGACTTCCGGCCATCTTGGTCATTGTGGTCATCGGCATTGGACTTGGTCCGATCATCCGGCAGACAACCGGCATCACCAGCCCTTTTCCGCTGGCGATCTTTGCCCTGACCTTGATGGCGGCCGCGTACATCGGTGAGATTTTCCGTTCGGGCATTCAAAGTGTTGACAAGGGACAGCTGGAGGCGTCACGGGCCCTGGGGTTCAGCTACGGATCCGCCATGATCCTGGTGGTGATACCCCAGGGCATCCGGCGTGTCCTGCCGGCCCTGGTGAACCAGCTGATCTCCCTCATCAAGGACTCGTCCCTGGTCTATCTGCTGGGCGTCACGGCGAGCCAGCGTGAAATCTACCGGGTGGCCAATGACTACGCGGCCAACTCCGGAAACATGTCGCCGTTGATTGCCGCCGGCCTGCTTTACCTGTGCCTGACTATCCCGCTCACCCACCTGGTGAACTTCATGGACAAGCGCATGCGTGAGGGCAAGAAGGCCAAGCCCGAACCCGACGATATTGCCGCACTTGTTGGAAAGGGCGCCTAA
- a CDS encoding alpha/beta hydrolase: MSPIEWLDSRCPPVFITTSERDFFYNSNMNVIRLLVEHGVSVDSLVYDWRSTNTEHTWQQNFRYPESQEVYRRLGSFITKVTVPA; this comes from the coding sequence ATGTCGCCGATCGAATGGCTGGATTCACGCTGCCCGCCGGTCTTCATCACCACCTCCGAACGGGACTTCTTTTACAACTCCAACATGAACGTCATTAGGCTTCTGGTCGAGCACGGCGTCAGCGTTGATTCCTTGGTCTATGACTGGCGTAGCACCAACACCGAGCACACCTGGCAGCAGAACTTCCGCTACCCGGAATCGCAGGAGGTTTACCGGCGCCTGGGATCGTTCATCACCAAGGTCACGGTGCCGGCCTAG
- a CDS encoding MGMT family protein translates to MSAEYVEAVLDVTELIPAGKVLSYGDIAALLERGGPRQVGSVMSHHGSAVPWWRVIRAGGQPPLCHDATALVHYRAEATALRGDPDGEHPSWRVDMAAARWNPAEPDFERIDAIAALLHATEVPLLHATEVPPSDTQAQMSEPRGGLST, encoded by the coding sequence ATGAGTGCTGAGTATGTTGAAGCGGTCCTTGATGTGACGGAGCTGATTCCCGCCGGGAAGGTTCTCTCCTATGGTGACATCGCCGCGTTGTTGGAGCGCGGGGGGCCCCGCCAGGTGGGGTCCGTGATGTCCCACCATGGCTCCGCCGTGCCGTGGTGGCGGGTGATCCGGGCCGGCGGGCAGCCTCCCCTGTGCCATGACGCCACCGCGCTGGTGCACTACCGTGCCGAAGCAACCGCCCTGCGCGGGGATCCCGACGGCGAGCACCCTTCATGGCGTGTGGACATGGCGGCCGCCCGCTGGAATCCGGCCGAGCCCGACTTTGAGCGTATTGATGCGATCGCTGCACTGTTGCATGCCACGGAGGTCCCGCTGTTGCATGCCACGGAGGTCCCGCCGTCGGACACTCAGGCGCAAATGTCGGAGCCCCGTGGTGGACTAAGCACATGA
- the hemL gene encoding glutamate-1-semialdehyde 2,1-aminomutase, whose product MTSSQELFDRAKTLMPGGVNSPVRAFGSVGGTPRFMVSAKGAYLSDADGRDYVDLVCSWGPALLGHAHPDVLAAVHAAVDNGLSFGASTPAESELAALVQGRVSGVERLRMVSTGTEATMTAVRLARGFTGRDLIIKFAGCYHGHLDSLLAAAGSGLATLALPGSAGVTAATAAETLVLPYNDLAAVEAAFALHGDKIAAVITEAAPANMGVVTPGEGFNAGLSRITSAHGALLILDEVLTGFRVGAAGYWGLTGAAEGWTPDLFTFGKVIGGGLPTAALGGRADVMDHLAPLGPVYQAGTLSGNPVAMAAGVATLTAATASVYEIVDARSLELSTALSSALAAEGVDHSIQRAGNLFSVAFGTSANGVHNYADAQAQEVFRYAPFFHSMLDSGVYLPPSVFEAWFLSAAHDDAAMNRIFAALPAAAKAAAAATATATA is encoded by the coding sequence ATGACCAGCTCACAGGAACTTTTTGACCGCGCCAAGACCCTCATGCCAGGTGGGGTGAACTCGCCCGTGCGCGCCTTCGGCTCCGTGGGCGGTACCCCGCGCTTCATGGTCAGCGCCAAGGGCGCCTACCTCAGCGATGCTGACGGGCGCGACTACGTCGACCTGGTCTGCTCCTGGGGCCCGGCACTTCTGGGCCACGCCCACCCCGACGTGCTGGCAGCGGTTCACGCCGCCGTAGACAACGGCCTGAGCTTCGGCGCCTCCACCCCCGCCGAAAGCGAACTGGCCGCCCTGGTGCAGGGGCGGGTGTCCGGCGTCGAACGCCTGCGCATGGTTTCGACCGGCACCGAGGCCACCATGACCGCGGTGCGCCTGGCCCGCGGCTTCACCGGCCGGGACCTGATCATCAAGTTCGCCGGTTGCTACCACGGCCACCTCGATTCCCTGCTGGCCGCCGCTGGATCCGGCCTGGCCACCCTGGCCCTGCCCGGATCCGCCGGTGTCACCGCAGCGACAGCCGCCGAAACCTTGGTGCTTCCCTACAACGACCTCGCCGCCGTCGAAGCCGCCTTTGCCCTCCATGGGGACAAGATTGCCGCCGTCATCACCGAGGCCGCACCGGCCAACATGGGTGTGGTGACCCCGGGGGAGGGCTTCAATGCGGGGCTGTCCCGCATCACCTCCGCTCACGGCGCCCTACTGATCCTTGACGAAGTCCTGACCGGCTTCCGGGTGGGTGCTGCTGGTTACTGGGGCCTGACCGGTGCTGCGGAGGGATGGACGCCGGACCTGTTCACCTTCGGGAAGGTCATCGGCGGCGGGCTTCCGACGGCGGCCCTGGGCGGCCGTGCGGACGTCATGGACCATCTGGCCCCCCTGGGCCCGGTCTACCAGGCAGGCACACTGTCCGGGAACCCGGTGGCCATGGCGGCAGGTGTGGCAACCCTGACGGCGGCGACCGCTTCCGTTTACGAAATTGTTGATGCCCGCTCCCTGGAACTGTCCACCGCTTTGTCTTCTGCTTTGGCCGCCGAGGGAGTGGACCACTCCATCCAACGCGCCGGGAACTTGTTCTCCGTCGCGTTTGGCACCTCGGCCAATGGTGTCCACAACTACGCCGATGCGCAGGCCCAGGAAGTGTTCCGCTACGCGCCGTTCTTCCACTCCATGCTGGATTCGGGCGTGTACCTGCCCCCGAGCGTGTTCGAGGCATGGTTCCTCTCCGCCGCCCACGACGATGCGGCCATGAACCGGATCTTCGCCGCCCTCCCCGCCGCGGCCAAGGCTGCCGCAGCCGCCACGGCCACGGCCACCGCCTAG
- a CDS encoding 3'-5' exonuclease, with product MTSWSMHPRAAFDLETTGKDPRTARIVTASIVMVDETGTVADTYEWLADPGVEIPEEAAAIHGISTAHARENGRPADEVAAEVGAVLATLFANNIPVIAFNASYDFTVLANEARRHELPQITPAPVIDPFICNKHVDRFRKGSRTLVALCEEYGINLDDAHTSAADALATLRLADALAAKYSSLRIDLGDLHNAQVDWAREQAADFQQYLRRVKDPVAVVEGDWPVLP from the coding sequence ATGACTAGCTGGAGCATGCACCCCCGGGCCGCGTTTGACTTGGAAACCACCGGCAAGGACCCCCGCACGGCCCGGATCGTGACGGCGTCCATTGTGATGGTCGACGAAACTGGAACGGTGGCGGACACCTATGAATGGCTGGCCGACCCCGGTGTGGAAATCCCTGAGGAAGCCGCCGCCATCCACGGCATCAGCACGGCCCACGCCCGCGAAAACGGGCGCCCGGCCGACGAGGTGGCCGCGGAGGTGGGTGCCGTCCTAGCCACCTTGTTCGCCAACAACATCCCCGTCATCGCCTTCAACGCCAGCTATGACTTCACAGTGCTGGCCAATGAGGCCCGCCGGCATGAGCTGCCCCAAATCACGCCCGCGCCGGTCATTGACCCGTTCATCTGCAACAAGCATGTTGACAGGTTCCGCAAGGGCAGCCGCACCTTGGTGGCCCTGTGCGAGGAATACGGCATCAACCTCGACGACGCCCACACCTCTGCCGCCGACGCTTTGGCCACGCTACGGCTCGCGGACGCCCTGGCCGCCAAATACAGCTCCTTGAGAATTGACCTGGGCGATCTACACAACGCACAGGTGGATTGGGCGCGGGAGCAGGCCGCGGACTTCCAGCAGTACCTGCGCCGGGTCAAGGACCCGGTGGCCGTGGTCGAGGGCGACTGGCCGGTCCTGCCCTAA
- the hemB gene encoding porphobilinogen synthase: MSFPQHRPRRLRTTAAIRRLATEHRLDPANLILPVFIREGLSEPAPITSMPGVVQHTTSSLLSAAREAVALGLGGIMLFGIPATRDAVGSAGIDPFGVLNAAIRDVRAVVGDDLVVMSDLCLDEFTDHGHCGVLDAHGEVDNDATLAIYAKMAVSQAAAGAHVVAPSGMMDGQVAVIREALDAAGFTDVSVLAYAAKYASAFYGPFREAVDSQLDGDRRSYQMDPGNRREALHEVELDLAEGADIIMVKPAMSYLDILADVAAMSPVPVAAYQISGEYAMIEAAAANGWIDRRRAIEESVLCIKRAGATMILSYWAAELAGWMREN, translated from the coding sequence GTGAGCTTCCCCCAGCACCGCCCCCGCAGGCTGCGCACCACCGCCGCCATCCGCCGCCTCGCCACCGAACACCGGCTGGATCCGGCGAACCTGATCCTGCCCGTTTTCATCCGCGAGGGCCTTAGCGAGCCCGCACCCATCACTTCCATGCCGGGCGTGGTCCAACATACGACGTCGTCACTTTTGTCCGCGGCGCGGGAGGCCGTGGCGCTGGGGCTGGGCGGCATCATGCTCTTCGGCATCCCCGCCACCCGCGACGCCGTGGGATCCGCCGGGATTGACCCGTTCGGTGTGCTCAATGCCGCCATCCGGGACGTGCGCGCCGTCGTAGGTGATGACCTGGTTGTCATGAGCGATCTCTGCCTGGACGAGTTCACCGACCACGGCCACTGCGGCGTGCTGGACGCGCACGGCGAGGTGGACAACGACGCCACTTTGGCCATTTACGCCAAGATGGCCGTGTCCCAGGCGGCCGCAGGCGCCCACGTGGTGGCGCCGTCGGGCATGATGGACGGCCAGGTGGCGGTGATCCGAGAGGCCCTTGACGCCGCCGGATTCACCGACGTGTCCGTTCTGGCCTACGCGGCCAAGTACGCCTCGGCGTTTTACGGGCCCTTCCGCGAAGCCGTGGACTCCCAGCTCGACGGCGACCGCCGCAGCTACCAGATGGATCCGGGCAACCGCCGCGAAGCCCTACACGAGGTGGAACTGGACCTGGCCGAAGGCGCCGACATCATCATGGTCAAGCCGGCCATGAGTTACCTGGACATCCTAGCCGACGTCGCCGCCATGAGCCCGGTCCCGGTGGCCGCGTACCAAATCTCCGGCGAATACGCCATGATCGAAGCCGCCGCGGCCAATGGCTGGATCGACCGGCGACGCGCGATCGAGGAATCGGTGCTGTGCATCAAGCGCGCCGGAGCCACCATGATCCTCAGCTACTGGGCGGCCGAGCTGGCCGGCTGGATGCGCGAAAACTAA
- a CDS encoding amino acid ABC transporter ATP-binding protein encodes MSEFKSGSLTATNIHLAFGSNKVLRGIDLHVPQGTTASVIGPSGSGKSTLLRVMNRLIEPDQGDILLDGRSVLADNPDELRRRIGMVFQQFNLFPHKTVVQNVSLALSKIRKMPKDQAHSKAMEQLELVGLKSKADARPGNLSGGQQQRVAIARALAMEPEVMFFDEATSALDPELVKGVLALMTDLSKGGMTMVVVTHEMGFSRNVSDTVTFMDGGVVVETGPPAELFTEPKTDRLKGFLSDVL; translated from the coding sequence ATGAGCGAGTTCAAGTCAGGCTCCCTGACAGCTACAAACATCCACCTGGCGTTCGGCTCCAACAAGGTGCTGCGCGGCATTGACCTGCACGTTCCGCAGGGCACCACGGCGTCCGTAATCGGCCCCTCGGGCTCGGGCAAGTCAACGCTGCTGCGCGTCATGAACCGGCTGATCGAACCTGATCAGGGCGACATCCTGCTCGACGGCCGCTCGGTCTTGGCCGACAATCCAGACGAGCTGCGCCGTCGTATTGGTATGGTCTTCCAACAATTCAACTTGTTCCCGCACAAGACTGTGGTGCAGAACGTGTCCTTGGCGCTGAGCAAGATCCGCAAGATGCCCAAGGATCAGGCCCATTCCAAGGCCATGGAGCAGCTGGAGCTGGTGGGCCTGAAGAGCAAGGCCGACGCGCGGCCGGGGAACCTCTCAGGTGGCCAGCAGCAGCGTGTGGCGATTGCCCGCGCCCTGGCCATGGAACCAGAGGTGATGTTCTTTGACGAGGCCACCAGCGCCTTGGACCCGGAGCTGGTCAAGGGCGTTCTGGCACTCATGACGGACTTGTCCAAGGGTGGCATGACCATGGTTGTTGTCACGCACGAGATGGGCTTCTCCCGCAATGTCTCCGACACCGTGACGTTCATGGATGGTGGCGTGGTCGTGGAGACCGGTCCACCGGCAGAACTGTTCACCGAGCCCAAGACCGATCGCCTGAAGGGCTTCCTCTCCGACGTCCTCTAG